One Blattabacterium cuenoti DNA window includes the following coding sequences:
- the rplL gene encoding 50S ribosomal protein L7/L12 produces MIENLAEQLVNLTVKQVNELALFLKKKYGIEPSNIGLVTSGDTSISRKKEGGKESEKEEKSIFNLILKSSGNSKLSVVKLVKEITGKGLKESKELVDHLPKVLKESVDKKEAENLKNKFEEIGAEVELK; encoded by the coding sequence ATGATAGAAAATTTGGCAGAACAGTTGGTAAATTTAACTGTAAAACAAGTAAATGAATTAGCCCTTTTTTTGAAAAAAAAGTATGGAATAGAACCGTCAAATATTGGTTTAGTAACGTCAGGAGATACTTCTATTTCTAGAAAAAAAGAAGGTGGGAAAGAATCAGAAAAGGAAGAAAAAAGTATTTTTAATTTGATTCTAAAGTCTTCTGGTAATTCTAAGTTATCTGTGGTAAAATTAGTAAAAGAAATTACTGGAAAAGGACTTAAAGAGTCTAAAGAATTAGTGGATCACCTTCCAAAAGTACTTAAAGAATCTGTTGATAAAAAAGAAGCAGAAAATTTAAAGAATAAATTTGAAGAAATAGGGGCAGAAGTAGAATTAAAGTAA
- the rplJ gene encoding 50S ribosomal protein L10, whose amino-acid sequence MKKEKKREKLLKLVSILSNNNTIYLIDISGLNSNQISILRKKFHEFHIQMKVVKNTLLRKALEKTENQKLDSFFSILNGNTTVLFSNLENSGGIPSKIIKNFHIKEKIVKPYFKGAYVEESFYFGNKDLDILIHLKSKKDLIIEIMNLLKNPIQHVLLYLKGLGEYKIFRIFEGIQEKVKKI is encoded by the coding sequence ATGAAGAAAGAAAAAAAAAGGGAAAAATTATTAAAATTAGTTTCTATATTATCTAATAATAATACAATATACTTAATTGATATTTCTGGTTTAAATTCTAATCAAATTTCTATTCTTAGAAAAAAATTTCATGAATTTCATATTCAAATGAAAGTAGTGAAAAATACTTTACTGAGAAAAGCTTTAGAAAAAACTGAAAATCAAAAATTAGATTCTTTTTTTTCCATTTTAAATGGAAATACTACTGTCCTATTTTCTAATTTAGAAAATAGTGGAGGAATTCCATCAAAAATCATAAAAAATTTTCATATTAAAGAAAAAATTGTAAAACCCTATTTTAAAGGAGCTTATGTAGAAGAATCTTTTTATTTCGGAAATAAAGATTTAGATATTTTAATTCATCTCAAGTCTAAAAAAGATCTCATCATTGAGATTATGAACCTGCTTAAAAATCCAATTCAACATGTTCTTTTATATTTGAAAGGATTAGGTGAATATAAAATATTTAGAATATTTGAAGGAATACAGGAAAAAGTGAAAAAAATTTAA
- the ileS gene encoding isoleucine--tRNA ligase, with the protein MSKTFKEYKKLDLKKITLEIAHYWKKHKIFQKSFQSRKNSKYYVLYEGPPSLNGTPGIHHIVARTIKDIFCRYHTLKGKRVIRKAGWDTHGLPVELNVEKKIGITKKDIGKKMSVEKYNSICKSFVKESMNQWIKFTNQIGYWGDIENSFLTYRTKYIESVWWLIKKLYQKKILYKGYTIQPYSPAAGTGLSYHELNMPGTYKKVKQIAPTLKFKAKKETLPKRIQKFLGEIHLISWTTTPWTLPSNTALAIGSNIDYVLVITYDPYNLSTRVNIIFSEKLIQKVLSPNKFYSVSSFFELDHFKNIENNKIPYLIADRLKGNELIKGRYEQLLPWFKPYQKEENAFQIIEADFVNTIEGTGIVHIAPTFGVDDLTAAKKYDIPSMLILNQENIPVPLVDLQGKFLKSYPHGFGGKYVKNDFQQNPKKSFSCSSSVDQEIVSFLEKEKKLFKVEMYTHFYPHCWRTEKPILYYPLDSWFIQTTKIKKEMIFSNKGINWYPKSTGKKRFDSWLGNIKDWNLSRSRYWGTPLPIWRTKNGDEEIVIGSIKELYFEIQKSVKRGLMSHNIFENFVLDDMSDENYEKVDLHKHILDQIVLVSSRGTPMKRESDLIDVWFDSGSMPYAQFHYPFENKQYIEKHLFFPADLIVEGIDQTRGWFFTLHAIGCMLFNSIAYKNVISTGLVLDEKGHKMSKSKGNTIDPFNLIEDYGSDAIRWYIIFNSDPLDNLKFNIKGIHTVINKFFGTLYNIYSFFVLYANIDGFYYKEKNCYSEFYTELDLWILSELNTMIKIVDQYYDNYNPTKAARFISSFVLDKLSNWYIRLCRRRFWKEGDTKNKISAYQILYKCLITISKLISPIVPFFSDRLYIDLNSITKKENFESVHLTFFPKYDLHFVNEKLDKQMSLIQKITNMVFYIRKKNRIKIRQPLQKLLVFISNKNEKECFQLQKMSKILQQETNVKGIEFSFSHKSLVEVVKKHIKPNYQSLGPKFGNKTQKISDIIKKFSQENINEIEKNKKYVFFLQGEKIMLSFKDVIINTNTEFVKNWSVHSESKFTIALDLNITKSLREEGIIRELIRHIQKLRKKCNYNVVEKIFVYINAIEEIQLIIQKNKDSICQETLAIDLFLVKNIEEKKGIKISFEKKDIYILTQKAGKLRKM; encoded by the coding sequence ATGTCAAAAACATTTAAAGAATATAAAAAACTAGACCTAAAAAAAATTACTTTGGAAATAGCTCATTATTGGAAAAAACATAAAATTTTTCAAAAAAGTTTTCAATCTAGAAAAAATTCGAAATACTATGTTTTATATGAAGGCCCTCCATCTTTAAACGGAACTCCGGGAATCCACCATATAGTAGCTAGAACTATAAAAGACATTTTCTGCAGATATCACACACTAAAGGGAAAGAGAGTGATAAGAAAAGCGGGTTGGGATACACATGGACTTCCTGTAGAACTCAATGTAGAAAAAAAAATAGGAATTACTAAGAAGGATATAGGGAAAAAAATGAGTGTAGAAAAATATAATAGTATTTGTAAATCTTTTGTAAAAGAATCTATGAATCAATGGATAAAATTTACGAATCAAATAGGATATTGGGGAGATATAGAAAATTCTTTTCTTACATATAGGACAAAGTATATAGAGAGTGTATGGTGGTTAATAAAGAAATTGTATCAAAAAAAAATACTTTATAAAGGTTACACAATTCAACCATACTCTCCTGCAGCAGGGACGGGATTGAGTTATCATGAATTAAATATGCCCGGAACCTATAAAAAAGTTAAACAAATAGCACCGACTTTAAAATTCAAAGCAAAAAAAGAAACTCTTCCAAAAAGAATTCAAAAATTTTTAGGTGAGATACATTTAATATCTTGGACTACTACTCCTTGGACACTCCCATCTAACACTGCATTAGCTATTGGATCAAATATAGATTATGTTTTAGTTATAACTTATGATCCATATAATCTTTCTACTAGGGTAAATATTATTTTTTCTGAAAAGTTAATTCAGAAAGTGTTATCTCCAAATAAATTTTATTCTGTTTCTAGTTTTTTTGAATTAGATCATTTCAAAAATATTGAAAATAATAAAATTCCTTATTTAATAGCAGATCGATTAAAAGGAAACGAATTGATTAAAGGAAGATATGAACAATTATTGCCTTGGTTTAAGCCTTACCAAAAAGAAGAAAATGCTTTTCAAATAATAGAAGCAGATTTTGTTAATACAATTGAAGGAACTGGAATTGTTCATATTGCACCTACATTTGGAGTAGATGATTTAACAGCAGCTAAAAAATATGATATTCCATCAATGTTAATTTTAAATCAAGAAAATATTCCTGTTCCTTTGGTTGATTTACAAGGAAAATTTTTAAAAAGTTATCCACATGGATTTGGGGGAAAATATGTCAAAAACGATTTTCAACAGAATCCAAAAAAATCGTTTTCATGTTCATCATCAGTAGATCAAGAAATAGTTTCTTTTCTTGAAAAAGAAAAAAAGCTTTTTAAAGTAGAAATGTATACTCATTTTTATCCCCATTGTTGGAGAACAGAAAAACCTATTCTCTATTATCCTTTAGATTCATGGTTTATTCAAACTACAAAAATAAAAAAAGAAATGATTTTTTCTAACAAAGGAATCAATTGGTATCCAAAATCTACAGGAAAAAAACGTTTTGATTCTTGGTTGGGAAATATAAAAGATTGGAATTTATCACGTTCTAGATATTGGGGAACTCCTTTACCTATTTGGAGAACGAAAAATGGAGACGAAGAAATTGTGATAGGATCAATTAAAGAATTATATTTTGAAATTCAAAAATCTGTTAAGCGTGGATTAATGTCTCATAACATATTTGAAAATTTTGTACTAGATGATATGAGTGATGAGAATTATGAAAAAGTAGATTTACATAAACATATTTTAGATCAAATAGTATTAGTTTCTAGTAGAGGAACTCCAATGAAAAGGGAATCAGATTTAATAGATGTATGGTTTGATTCTGGATCTATGCCATATGCTCAGTTTCATTACCCCTTTGAAAACAAACAATATATAGAAAAACATCTTTTTTTTCCTGCGGATCTTATTGTAGAAGGAATAGATCAAACAAGAGGATGGTTTTTTACTTTACATGCCATTGGATGTATGTTATTTAATTCTATAGCATATAAAAATGTTATATCTACTGGCTTAGTTTTAGATGAAAAAGGACATAAAATGTCTAAAAGTAAAGGAAATACTATAGATCCTTTTAATCTGATAGAAGATTATGGATCTGACGCTATACGTTGGTATATTATATTTAATTCTGATCCTTTGGATAATTTAAAATTTAATATAAAGGGGATTCATACTGTAATTAATAAATTTTTTGGAACGCTTTATAATATTTATTCTTTTTTTGTTTTATATGCCAATATTGATGGATTTTATTACAAAGAAAAAAATTGTTATTCAGAATTTTATACAGAATTAGATTTATGGATTCTTTCTGAGTTAAATACAATGATTAAGATTGTGGATCAGTATTATGATAATTATAATCCTACTAAAGCGGCTCGTTTTATTTCATCTTTTGTTTTAGATAAGTTAAGTAATTGGTATATCAGATTATGTCGGAGAAGATTTTGGAAAGAAGGGGATACTAAGAATAAAATATCTGCATATCAAATACTTTATAAATGTTTGATAACAATTTCCAAATTAATTTCCCCTATTGTGCCATTTTTTTCAGATAGGTTATATATAGATCTTAATTCTATTACAAAGAAAGAAAATTTTGAGAGTGTTCATTTGACATTTTTTCCAAAGTATGATTTACATTTTGTAAATGAAAAATTGGATAAACAGATGTCTTTAATTCAAAAAATTACGAACATGGTTTTTTACATTAGAAAAAAAAACAGAATAAAAATTCGACAACCTTTACAAAAATTACTTGTTTTTATTTCTAATAAAAATGAGAAAGAATGTTTTCAATTGCAAAAAATGTCTAAAATTCTTCAACAAGAAACAAATGTAAAAGGAATTGAATTTTCTTTTTCTCATAAATCTTTAGTAGAAGTAGTCAAAAAACATATTAAGCCAAATTATCAATCTTTAGGCCCTAAATTTGGAAATAAAACTCAAAAAATTTCTGATATCATAAAAAAATTTTCTCAAGAAAACATTAACGAAATAGAAAAAAACAAAAAATATGTTTTTTTTCTTCAAGGTGAAAAAATTATGCTTTCTTTTAAAGATGTTATAATCAATACTAATACTGAATTTGTTAAAAATTGGTCTGTTCATTCTGAAAGTAAATTTACAATCGCTTTGGATTTGAATATAACGAAATCTCTTCGTGAGGAAGGGATTATAAGAGAGTTGATTAGACATATACAGAAGTTAAGAAAAAAGTGTAACTATAATGTTGTTGAAAAAATATTTGTATATATCAATGCTATTGAAGAAATACAATTGATTATACAAAAAAATAAAGATTCTATTTGTCAAGAAACTCTTGCTATAGATCTTTTTTTAGTAAAAAACATAGAAGAAAAAAAAGGGATAAAGATTTCTTTTGAAAAAAAGGATATCTATATTTTAACTCAAAAAGCTGGGAAATTAAGAAAAATGTAA
- a CDS encoding lipoprotein signal peptidase has product MKKILLIVFSILLIDQFLKIYIKTHFELGYVFSIFSFFLIFFVENPGMAYGIILAPGYQGKIFLSVLRLLLILFISYFLYKNVKKKSSNFLVIPTSFIFSGAIGNFLDSALYGLLFDTGTVYHKESHKWISYTGISKISGFLKKGYASFMEGCVVDMFSIPVIETNIPYWVPFFGGGHFQFFKPVFNFSDFVIFLGIVLLLMFRKKIENVEII; this is encoded by the coding sequence TTGAAAAAGATTCTTTTAATTGTTTTTTCAATTTTATTGATTGATCAATTTTTAAAAATTTATATTAAAACTCACTTTGAATTGGGCTATGTTTTTTCTATTTTTTCTTTTTTTTTGATTTTTTTTGTAGAGAATCCTGGAATGGCATATGGGATTATACTTGCTCCCGGATATCAGGGAAAAATTTTTTTAAGCGTTTTACGTCTTTTATTAATACTTTTTATTTCTTATTTTCTTTATAAAAATGTAAAAAAAAAATCTTCAAATTTTTTAGTTATTCCTACTAGTTTTATTTTTTCAGGAGCTATAGGAAATTTTTTGGATAGTGCTTTATACGGGTTATTATTTGATACTGGAACAGTATATCATAAAGAATCTCATAAATGGATTTCTTATACTGGAATATCTAAGATTAGCGGTTTTTTAAAAAAAGGGTATGCATCCTTCATGGAAGGATGTGTCGTTGATATGTTCTCTATTCCTGTAATTGAGACCAATATTCCTTATTGGGTTCCATTTTTTGGGGGGGGGCATTTTCAATTTTTTAAACCAGTTTTCAATTTTTCTGATTTTGTTATATTCCTTGGAATTGTTTTATTGTTAATGTTTAGAAAAAAAATTGAAAATGTTGAAATTATTTGA
- the rplK gene encoding 50S ribosomal protein L11, whose translation MKKRIVKRIKIQKINGGSANPSPPIGPILGSAGVNIMEFCKQYNSRTQNRKGEICPVILTIYEDKSFSFLIKKSPVSVQILNLIRLKKGSGESNRSKIGKISMDQIRIIAKNKMEDFNCLSIEAAMSMIVGTARSMGVEVYETKI comes from the coding sequence ATGAAAAAAAGAATAGTTAAGAGAATAAAAATACAAAAAATAAATGGAGGATCGGCTAATCCTTCTCCTCCCATAGGACCTATTTTAGGAAGCGCCGGGGTGAATATAATGGAATTTTGTAAGCAATATAACTCTAGAACTCAAAATAGAAAAGGTGAAATCTGTCCAGTTATTCTTACTATTTATGAAGATAAATCTTTTTCTTTCTTGATTAAAAAATCTCCAGTTTCTGTTCAAATATTGAATTTGATTCGATTAAAAAAAGGATCTGGAGAATCAAATCGTTCTAAGATTGGAAAAATAAGTATGGATCAAATAAGAATAATAGCAAAAAATAAAATGGAAGATTTCAATTGTCTTTCAATTGAAGCCGCTATGTCAATGATTGTTGGAACTGCACGTTCTATGGGAGTGGAAGTTTACGAAACGAAAATTTAA
- a CDS encoding TraR/DksA family transcriptional regulator, with the protein MEEKVKQKYSLKERKEFRQILIGKLEKAKKDFSLLKEAFTNDQNNGTDDTYPTFNAFEEGSNTLSKEQNVKIMEHLKKFIRSLNTALIRVENEDYGICRITKKLIPKERLMAVPHTTLSIEGKRKVEENKR; encoded by the coding sequence ATGGAAGAGAAAGTAAAACAAAAATATTCTCTGAAAGAAAGGAAAGAGTTCCGTCAAATTCTAATTGGAAAATTAGAAAAGGCAAAAAAAGATTTCTCTCTACTAAAAGAGGCATTTACTAATGATCAAAATAATGGAACAGATGATACGTATCCTACGTTTAATGCTTTTGAAGAAGGATCAAATACTTTGAGTAAAGAACAAAATGTTAAAATTATGGAACATCTAAAAAAATTTATACGAAGTTTAAATACTGCTTTAATTAGAGTAGAAAATGAAGATTATGGGATTTGTCGTATAACAAAAAAATTAATTCCTAAAGAACGTCTTATGGCCGTTCCTCATACTACTTTGAGTATTGAAGGTAAACGGAAAGTAGAAGAGAATAAAAGATAA
- the nusG gene encoding transcription termination/antitermination protein NusG: MSDLERKWYVIKTISGKENKVKSYIENEVRDNGGYQEYIGKVLVPIEKVIQMRKGKKVHREKVYYPGYVMVEAHLEGEAVHAIKNVPGVINFLSEGKGGAAIPMRTEEVNKMLGKIDQLSEIYENVNIPFVVGETIKVIDGPFSGFNGTIEKINEEKRKLELAVLIFGRKTPLELNFTQIEKI; the protein is encoded by the coding sequence ATGAGTGATTTGGAAAGGAAATGGTATGTTATTAAAACCATTAGCGGGAAAGAAAATAAAGTAAAATCATATATAGAAAATGAAGTGAGAGATAATGGAGGCTATCAAGAATATATAGGAAAGGTTTTAGTCCCAATAGAAAAAGTGATACAAATGAGAAAAGGGAAGAAAGTTCATAGAGAAAAAGTTTATTATCCGGGATACGTCATGGTGGAAGCTCATCTTGAAGGAGAGGCCGTTCATGCGATTAAAAATGTACCTGGAGTTATTAATTTTTTAAGTGAAGGAAAAGGGGGGGCAGCTATTCCTATGAGAACAGAAGAAGTGAATAAAATGTTGGGAAAAATAGATCAATTATCAGAAATTTATGAAAATGTGAATATTCCTTTTGTAGTAGGAGAAACAATAAAAGTAATAGATGGTCCTTTTAGTGGATTTAACGGAACAATTGAAAAAATTAATGAAGAAAAAAGAAAATTGGAATTAGCTGTTTTAATTTTTGGAAGAAAAACTCCGCTTGAATTAAATTTTACACAAATAGAAAAAATTTAA
- a CDS encoding preprotein translocase subunit SecE: MKRENFFLEIYDELFYCMTWPKWVDLQITTLIVSFFSMFLSIFLYGVDGFFIFFIKKLFSL, from the coding sequence ATGAAAAGAGAAAATTTTTTTTTGGAAATTTACGATGAGCTTTTTTATTGCATGACATGGCCTAAGTGGGTGGATTTACAAATTACTACACTTATAGTGTCGTTTTTTTCTATGTTTTTATCCATATTTTTATATGGTGTAGACGGTTTTTTTATTTTTTTTATTAAAAAGTTATTTTCTTTATAA
- the tuf gene encoding elongation factor Tu: MAKEKFKREKPHLNIGTTGHVDHGKTTLTAAITKVLSEIGLAEEKSFDAIDNAPEEKARGITINTSHVEYETIKRHYAHVDCPGHADYVKNMITGAAQMDGAILVVAATDGPMPQTREHILLARQVGVPKIVVFMNKVDQVDDPELLELVEMEIRELLSKYEYDGDNIPIIQGSALGALNGEKKWIEKIQDLMKILDEYIPDPIRYMDKPFLMPIEDVFTITGRGTVATGRIECGIVNTGDLVDIIGMGENKLSSTVTGVEMFRKILDKGQAGDNVGLLLRGIEKKDIRRGMVIGKPGSIKPHKKFKSEVYILTKEEGGRHTPFHNKYRPQFYLRTTDVTGEIHLLSGVEMVMPGDNVSMEVELHQPVALSENLRFAIREGGKTVGAGQVVQILD; encoded by the coding sequence ATGGCAAAAGAAAAATTCAAACGGGAAAAACCACATTTAAATATAGGGACAACGGGACATGTAGATCATGGAAAAACAACTTTAACTGCTGCTATAACCAAAGTTTTATCAGAAATAGGATTAGCAGAAGAAAAAAGTTTTGATGCAATTGATAATGCTCCAGAAGAAAAAGCTAGGGGGATTACTATCAATACTTCTCACGTAGAATATGAAACAATTAAAAGACATTATGCTCATGTGGATTGCCCTGGTCATGCTGATTATGTAAAAAATATGATAACTGGAGCTGCTCAAATGGATGGAGCAATTTTAGTGGTTGCTGCTACGGATGGTCCTATGCCCCAAACTAGAGAGCACATTTTACTAGCACGTCAAGTAGGTGTTCCTAAAATTGTTGTGTTTATGAATAAAGTAGATCAAGTTGATGATCCAGAATTATTGGAGTTAGTAGAAATGGAAATCAGAGAATTACTTTCTAAATATGAATATGATGGAGATAATATTCCTATTATACAAGGATCTGCATTAGGAGCTTTGAATGGAGAAAAAAAATGGATTGAAAAGATTCAAGATCTTATGAAAATTTTAGATGAATATATTCCTGATCCTATTCGGTATATGGATAAGCCATTTCTAATGCCTATTGAAGATGTATTTACTATAACGGGGAGAGGAACTGTTGCAACAGGTCGTATAGAATGTGGAATTGTTAATACAGGAGATTTGGTAGATATCATAGGGATGGGAGAAAATAAACTTTCATCTACAGTGACTGGAGTGGAAATGTTTCGTAAAATTTTAGATAAGGGACAAGCAGGAGATAACGTAGGTTTGTTATTACGTGGAATAGAAAAAAAGGATATTAGACGTGGAATGGTAATAGGGAAACCAGGATCTATAAAACCTCATAAAAAATTCAAATCAGAAGTCTATATTCTTACTAAAGAAGAAGGAGGAAGACATACCCCTTTTCATAATAAATATCGTCCTCAATTTTATTTAAGGACGACAGATGTGACGGGAGAAATTCATTTATTAAGTGGAGTAGAAATGGTAATGCCAGGAGATAATGTTTCTATGGAAGTGGAATTACATCAACCGGTTGCATTAAGTGAAAATCTACGATTTGCTATTCGGGAAGGGGGGAAAACAGTTGGAGCTGGACAAGTAGTTCAAATTTTGGATTAA
- the rplA gene encoding 50S ribosomal protein L1: MSKKLTKNRKNILEKISKKKYSLEEASSLVKEITFVKFDASVDISIHLEIEKKLQNFLRGSVKLPHGTGKNIRVLALVPKDKELESKNAGADYVGLDYIEKIKSGWTDIDVIVTVPSVMPELRYFGKILGSRGLMPNPKLDTVSVNPSKSIKEIKSGKIFFKSDRYGVIHSSIGRVSFSNQCLLDNAKEFMNKIIRSKPSSCKGTYIKSIYLSTTMSNSIFVDTKSFII, from the coding sequence ATGTCAAAAAAGTTAACTAAAAATAGGAAAAATATTTTAGAAAAAATCAGTAAAAAAAAATATTCTTTAGAAGAAGCATCTTCTCTTGTCAAAGAAATCACCTTTGTAAAATTTGACGCTTCTGTTGATATTTCTATTCATCTAGAGATAGAGAAAAAATTGCAAAATTTTCTAAGAGGATCTGTAAAATTACCACATGGAACGGGAAAAAACATTCGTGTTTTAGCTTTAGTTCCTAAAGATAAAGAATTAGAATCTAAAAATGCTGGAGCTGATTATGTTGGATTGGACTACATAGAAAAAATTAAATCTGGATGGACCGATATTGATGTTATAGTTACTGTTCCATCAGTAATGCCAGAATTAAGATATTTTGGAAAAATATTAGGGTCTAGAGGTTTAATGCCAAATCCTAAACTGGATACAGTTTCTGTAAATCCAAGTAAGTCTATTAAGGAGATAAAATCTGGAAAAATATTTTTTAAATCAGATCGTTATGGAGTGATTCATTCTTCTATTGGAAGAGTTTCTTTTTCTAATCAGTGTTTATTAGATAATGCAAAGGAATTTATGAATAAGATTATTAGAAGTAAACCATCTTCTTGTAAGGGAACTTATATCAAGAGTATTTATTTATCCACTACTATGAGCAATAGCATTTTTGTGGATACAAAAAGTTTTATAATATAA